From a single Microbacterium murale genomic region:
- a CDS encoding VOC family protein, producing the protein MPLLDHLGITVEDLPHAISQFHPVMDALGFTRDDAENSVAWQRDGETELIIFPAREAGTGPHRHGEVGWQHLAFAVESRAEVDRLHAIALDAGWTAVRDPKLYPRFNDRYYASFVEDDSGIRIEFMHNPPRVNPAG; encoded by the coding sequence ATGCCTCTTCTCGATCATCTGGGTATCACCGTCGAAGACCTGCCTCACGCGATCTCGCAGTTCCATCCTGTGATGGACGCCCTTGGCTTCACCCGCGACGACGCCGAGAACTCGGTCGCCTGGCAGCGCGACGGTGAGACGGAGCTGATCATCTTCCCCGCCCGCGAAGCGGGCACCGGTCCGCACCGGCATGGCGAGGTGGGATGGCAGCACCTCGCCTTCGCCGTCGAATCACGCGCGGAGGTCGACCGCCTCCATGCGATCGCACTCGACGCGGGCTGGACCGCCGTCCGCGACCCCAAGCTCTATCCGCGATTCAACGACCGGTACTACGCGTCGTTCGTCGAGGATGACAGCGGCATCCGGATCGAGTTCATGCACAACCCGCCGCGTGTGAACCCGGCAGGCTGA
- a CDS encoding methylated-DNA--[protein]-cysteine S-methyltransferase, with protein MSSSGTLSSPVGQLTVISDGQSITGVAWRSAPPPPAQDDPLLTEALRQLRAYFDGRLTRFDLPFDLGAQTEVTHAVLTALAETVDHGQSITYGELAARSGTSIPARGVGAVMGANPIPIIVPCHRVVASDGLGGYSGGDSGQGLLTKRWLLEFEGALPTALF; from the coding sequence ATGTCGTCGTCCGGCACACTCTCATCGCCCGTAGGCCAGCTCACCGTGATCAGCGACGGTCAGTCGATCACAGGCGTGGCCTGGCGATCCGCACCCCCGCCGCCTGCGCAGGATGACCCGCTGCTCACCGAGGCGCTGCGGCAACTACGTGCCTACTTCGACGGCCGGCTGACCCGCTTCGACCTTCCCTTCGACCTCGGAGCTCAGACCGAGGTCACGCACGCGGTTCTGACCGCCTTGGCGGAGACCGTCGATCACGGGCAGTCGATCACCTACGGTGAGCTTGCGGCGAGGAGCGGCACGAGCATCCCCGCCCGTGGCGTCGGTGCCGTCATGGGCGCGAACCCGATCCCGATCATCGTCCCGTGTCATCGTGTCGTCGCGAGCGACGGGCTTGGCGGCTACTCAGGCGGCGACAGCGGACAGGGCCTGCTGACGAAACGCTGGTTGCTCGAGTTCGAGGGCGCACTTCCGACCGCGTTGTTCTGA
- a CDS encoding DNA-3-methyladenine glycosylase family protein yields MTKTADATTAAAATEPPRSTTYRPAHPLHLYRTVGVLMRGPKDPTMLVDGTTLWRASRTPEGVATLALRQSSDGIHATAWGPGADWALTQLPALCGADDDANGFDASTLIDAGHPFLADVARRTVGTRLTRTDLVFDSLASAVIEQKVTSFQAFGAWRALITRFGERAPGPTPRPMFAPPTIEGWRLIPSWAWHRAGVEPPQSRAIVRAAERGQRISDVVLAARTGAERDRILTSLPGIGAWTSSETRIRALGDPDAVSVGDYHLAHEVGFALTGSRVDDDGMLALLAPWAGHRHRVIRLILASGVREDRRGPRLAPEDHRRR; encoded by the coding sequence ATGACGAAGACAGCGGATGCCACGACCGCGGCAGCCGCGACGGAACCGCCGCGCAGCACGACATACCGACCGGCGCACCCGCTGCATCTCTACCGCACGGTCGGGGTGCTCATGCGCGGGCCCAAGGACCCGACCATGCTGGTCGACGGCACGACGCTGTGGCGCGCGAGCCGCACGCCGGAAGGTGTCGCGACGCTGGCGCTGAGGCAGAGCAGCGACGGGATCCACGCAACTGCGTGGGGCCCCGGGGCGGACTGGGCTCTCACCCAGTTGCCCGCCCTCTGCGGTGCAGACGACGATGCGAACGGTTTCGATGCGTCGACTCTCATAGATGCGGGGCATCCGTTCCTTGCCGACGTCGCTCGCCGCACGGTCGGCACACGCCTGACCCGCACCGATCTGGTCTTCGACTCGCTCGCGAGCGCCGTGATCGAGCAGAAGGTCACCTCGTTCCAGGCGTTCGGGGCGTGGCGCGCCCTCATCACCCGCTTCGGTGAACGCGCGCCCGGGCCGACTCCGCGACCGATGTTCGCTCCGCCGACGATCGAGGGTTGGCGTCTGATCCCCTCGTGGGCCTGGCACCGCGCCGGCGTCGAGCCCCCTCAGTCCCGCGCGATCGTGCGCGCCGCCGAGCGGGGCCAGCGGATCAGCGACGTCGTGCTCGCGGCGCGCACCGGCGCAGAGCGGGACCGCATCCTCACCAGCCTTCCCGGCATCGGCGCGTGGACATCCTCGGAGACCCGCATCCGCGCGCTCGGGGACCCGGATGCCGTGAGCGTCGGCGACTACCATCTCGCACACGAGGTCGGCTTCGCGCTTACCGGCTCACGCGTCGACGACGACGGGATGCTGGCACTCCTCGCGCCCTGGGCCGGCCACCGGCACCGCGTCATCCGCCTCATCCTGGCCAGCGGCGTACGCGAGGATCGCCGGGGTCCACGACTGGCGCCGGAAGATCATCGCCGACGTTGA
- a CDS encoding winged helix-turn-helix domain-containing protein: MSNIATLERSATRAPHLRAVPPLVEQAPAVAADLPATRSPRGFALYVGLDEIKAAEAGVSLPLLVDALRRTLAELAPGAETHATVALAPHGSGGRDLDVVRLALQEPGAIARTKAAEDEEQDEDYGVTVDISRKRVLIDGDSAAFTYKEFELLQYLVLREGRTIERTELVGALWQSPDDETPGERTIDVHVRRLRAKLGRYEDIVRTVRGVGYRFDRHADVVIRYGHGTPSPDRF; the protein is encoded by the coding sequence ATGTCGAACATCGCAACCCTTGAGCGTTCTGCCACCCGTGCCCCTCATCTGCGTGCTGTTCCGCCGCTCGTCGAGCAGGCACCCGCCGTTGCCGCCGACCTCCCCGCGACCCGCTCCCCGCGTGGCTTCGCCCTCTACGTCGGCCTCGACGAGATCAAGGCCGCCGAAGCCGGTGTGAGCCTGCCGCTGCTCGTCGACGCGCTCCGCCGCACGCTCGCTGAACTCGCACCTGGCGCTGAGACCCACGCGACCGTGGCCCTCGCCCCACATGGTTCGGGCGGCCGCGACCTCGACGTCGTACGCCTGGCCCTGCAGGAGCCGGGTGCGATCGCCCGCACCAAGGCCGCCGAAGACGAAGAGCAGGACGAGGACTACGGCGTCACGGTCGACATCTCCCGCAAGCGCGTGCTGATCGACGGAGACTCCGCGGCGTTCACCTATAAGGAGTTCGAGCTGCTGCAGTACCTCGTGCTCCGCGAGGGACGCACGATCGAGCGCACCGAGCTGGTCGGCGCGCTGTGGCAGTCGCCGGATGACGAGACTCCCGGTGAGCGCACGATCGACGTGCACGTGCGTCGACTGCGCGCCAAGCTCGGACGTTACGAAGACATCGTGCGCACGGTGCGCGGCGTCGGGTACCGCTTCGACCGGCACGCAGACGTCGTGATCCGCTACGGCCACGGCACGCCTTCACCCGACCGCTTCTGA
- a CDS encoding GNAT family N-acetyltransferase yields MTGSHIVDGFILTDEKDASRYTLTRDGVLVSVLDYRDDGSTIALTRAFTIPTFRGSGHAARVVHGAVSDIESRGDRKVDPVCWYVAEWFDANPEHAGLLRRR; encoded by the coding sequence ATGACTGGTTCTCACATCGTCGACGGCTTCATACTCACCGATGAGAAGGATGCGTCGCGATACACCCTCACTCGTGACGGGGTGCTGGTGAGTGTTCTCGACTATCGCGACGACGGCAGCACGATCGCCCTGACCAGGGCTTTCACGATCCCGACTTTCCGCGGAAGCGGGCATGCGGCGCGAGTAGTTCACGGCGCAGTGTCCGACATCGAGAGTCGTGGTGATCGCAAGGTCGACCCCGTGTGCTGGTACGTCGCAGAATGGTTCGACGCGAACCCTGAACACGCCGGGCTGCTGCGTCGTCGCTGA
- a CDS encoding DIP1984 family protein → MKLAEALTARADLQRRIEQLRARITANARYQEGEEPAEDAAALLGEAEASLGQLRDLIRRINATNSRLVLGADGTMTDALAARDVLRLQHSLLADAAAAASGTNTGMRQMRSELRQIAALPVAELRAAADGIAQELRELDNRIQQANWTYDLEE, encoded by the coding sequence ATGAAACTCGCTGAGGCGCTGACCGCCAGAGCAGACCTGCAGCGCCGCATCGAACAGTTGCGCGCCCGCATCACCGCGAATGCCCGTTATCAGGAGGGCGAGGAGCCGGCAGAAGACGCCGCAGCCCTGTTGGGTGAGGCCGAGGCTTCCCTCGGTCAACTGCGCGATCTCATCCGCCGGATCAACGCGACCAACTCCCGTCTCGTTCTCGGCGCGGACGGGACCATGACCGATGCGCTCGCCGCGCGCGATGTGCTGCGGCTGCAGCATTCTCTGTTGGCGGATGCTGCAGCCGCAGCATCCGGAACCAACACGGGGATGCGGCAGATGCGATCCGAGCTTCGGCAGATCGCCGCGTTGCCGGTCGCAGAACTGCGCGCGGCTGCCGACGGCATCGCACAGGAGCTGCGCGAGCTGGACAACAGGATCCAGCAGGCGAACTGGACGTACGACCTGGAGGAGTAG
- a CDS encoding MFS transporter — protein sequence MSSPLRAHPTARWWALFVISLTQLVVVLDGTIVNIALPQAQIALQMDDHLRQWVVTAYALSFGALLLLGGRIADYWGRKRTFMVGMIGFGLASLYAGLAMAGWELILGRALQGVFAAMLAPAALALLTTLFPSGKERNTAFAVFGTVAGAGAAVGMVLGGFLTEFLDWRWCLLVNLFFVAVGLIGGALFLTESKAEGDNRYDLWGALLVTSGLGVLVYGFSLAETGWGNPLTITFIALGVVLLAAFVWVEMKVSNPLLPLRVVTHRVRGGAFLIQAVAGSVMIGATLYLTFHLQIVLGMGAMEAGLASLPLPLGTMVLAGIATKMLGRIGPRPMLIGGPLVVAAALIYLSFITPGGDYFVQVAPALLVMGMGMAFVFIPLQNVALTGVAPHDAGVASAVTNSAMQIGGSIGLSVFTAVYAVVVGGDAQGEVGLGTLTGGYSGVFIAAAVGMVMASVIALAMVRGRKEDLLPQGGVESENTPVLVH from the coding sequence ATGTCTTCACCCCTGCGCGCTCACCCCACAGCAAGATGGTGGGCTCTGTTCGTCATCTCTCTGACGCAGCTCGTCGTCGTCCTCGACGGCACGATCGTCAACATCGCTCTGCCACAGGCGCAGATCGCGCTGCAGATGGACGACCACCTGCGCCAATGGGTCGTCACCGCGTACGCGCTCTCGTTCGGCGCGCTGCTGCTCCTCGGCGGGCGCATCGCCGACTACTGGGGTCGTAAGCGCACCTTCATGGTCGGCATGATCGGCTTCGGTCTGGCCTCGCTGTACGCCGGTCTCGCGATGGCGGGGTGGGAACTCATCCTGGGACGCGCTCTTCAGGGCGTATTCGCGGCGATGCTCGCTCCCGCGGCTCTCGCGCTGCTCACCACGCTGTTCCCCTCGGGGAAAGAGCGCAACACGGCCTTCGCCGTGTTCGGCACGGTCGCCGGGGCGGGCGCCGCGGTCGGCATGGTGCTCGGAGGATTCCTCACCGAGTTCCTCGACTGGCGCTGGTGCCTGCTCGTCAACCTGTTCTTCGTGGCGGTCGGTCTCATCGGCGGTGCGCTGTTCCTCACCGAGAGCAAGGCCGAGGGCGACAACCGTTACGACCTGTGGGGTGCACTTCTCGTGACCTCGGGTCTGGGGGTGCTCGTGTACGGCTTCAGCCTCGCCGAGACCGGTTGGGGCAACCCGCTCACCATCACGTTCATCGCCCTCGGCGTCGTTCTGCTCGCCGCATTCGTGTGGGTCGAGATGAAGGTGAGCAACCCGCTGCTGCCGCTGCGCGTGGTCACACACAGGGTGCGTGGTGGCGCGTTCCTCATCCAGGCGGTCGCGGGCAGCGTCATGATCGGCGCGACGCTGTACCTCACCTTCCACCTGCAGATCGTGCTCGGCATGGGCGCGATGGAAGCTGGTCTCGCGAGTCTGCCGCTGCCGCTGGGCACGATGGTGCTCGCGGGGATCGCGACCAAGATGCTCGGCAGGATCGGTCCGCGCCCGATGCTCATCGGCGGGCCGCTCGTGGTCGCCGCCGCGCTGATCTACCTTTCGTTCATCACACCGGGCGGCGATTACTTCGTTCAGGTCGCCCCGGCCCTGCTGGTCATGGGGATGGGCATGGCGTTCGTCTTCATCCCGCTGCAGAACGTCGCACTGACGGGAGTCGCACCGCATGACGCCGGCGTCGCCTCGGCGGTCACGAACTCCGCCATGCAGATCGGCGGATCGATCGGACTGTCGGTGTTCACCGCGGTGTATGCGGTGGTCGTCGGCGGTGACGCACAGGGCGAGGTCGGGCTCGGCACGCTCACGGGCGGCTACAGCGGAGTCTTCATCGCAGCGGCGGTCGGCATGGTCATGGCATCGGTAATCGCCCTCGCGATGGTGCGCGGACGCAAGGAGGATCTGCTTCCGCAAGGCGGAGTGGAGTCGGAGAACACTCCGGTTCTCGTGCACTGA
- a CDS encoding exonuclease SbcCD subunit D — translation MRILHTSDWHIGRTFHGTSTMDALAEVLGALVQQVRDDAVDVVIVAGDVFDSATPAGPAYTLLGDTLAALHDTGAKVIVTSGNHDSAARLGFQARLLRDGIHVVTDPRAVGTPVTIDDSDGPVHFYGIPYLEPALVRQHWPDAGLRTQAQTMAHAMDLVRAGMTAHGGRSVAIAHCFAAGVDATAGLEREVRQGGLDVVPLAVFDGPDYVALGHIHGRQQLSDRVRYAGAPLHYSFGEQHKERGSWLIDLDASGLACVEWLALPVPRRLVTLTGTLDEILSAANVEAHADDWVCAIYTDVLPQTEPMRRLKESFPHCAMVQHTPIGGAERAEHSYAERLKSAVTDIERIDAFLEHVRAGQGASARESELIREVLDERVAAEAFV, via the coding sequence ATGCGAATCCTGCACACCTCCGACTGGCATATCGGCCGCACCTTCCATGGCACCTCGACCATGGATGCGCTGGCCGAGGTGCTGGGCGCGCTTGTGCAGCAGGTTCGGGACGACGCGGTGGATGTCGTGATCGTTGCGGGTGACGTTTTCGACTCCGCGACTCCCGCCGGGCCCGCGTACACGCTGCTCGGCGACACGCTCGCCGCCCTGCATGACACGGGCGCCAAGGTCATCGTCACGAGCGGCAATCATGATTCCGCCGCACGGCTGGGGTTCCAGGCGAGATTGCTGCGCGACGGCATCCACGTGGTCACCGATCCCCGTGCGGTCGGCACCCCGGTCACGATCGACGACTCGGATGGCCCGGTGCATTTCTACGGCATCCCGTATCTTGAGCCTGCGCTCGTGCGCCAGCACTGGCCAGACGCTGGTCTACGCACGCAGGCGCAGACCATGGCGCACGCGATGGACCTCGTCCGTGCCGGAATGACCGCGCACGGTGGCCGTTCGGTCGCGATCGCCCACTGCTTCGCGGCGGGCGTCGATGCGACGGCCGGACTTGAGCGCGAGGTGCGTCAAGGAGGGCTCGACGTCGTGCCGCTCGCCGTGTTCGACGGTCCTGACTACGTGGCGCTGGGACACATCCACGGGCGGCAGCAGCTCAGCGACCGAGTCCGCTACGCCGGGGCACCGCTGCACTACAGCTTCGGCGAGCAGCACAAAGAGCGCGGCTCCTGGCTGATCGATCTCGATGCGTCCGGTCTCGCCTGCGTGGAATGGCTGGCGCTGCCTGTCCCGCGCCGGCTCGTCACTCTGACCGGCACGCTCGACGAGATCCTCTCGGCTGCGAACGTCGAGGCGCACGCCGACGACTGGGTGTGCGCGATCTACACCGACGTGCTTCCGCAGACCGAGCCGATGCGTCGGCTGAAAGAGAGCTTCCCGCACTGCGCGATGGTGCAGCACACTCCGATCGGTGGCGCCGAGCGCGCAGAGCACTCTTATGCCGAGCGCCTGAAGTCTGCGGTCACCGACATCGAGCGCATCGACGCGTTCCTCGAGCACGTGCGCGCGGGGCAAGGGGCGAGTGCGCGCGAGAGTGAACTCATCCGCGAAGTGCTCGACGAGCGCGTGGCCGCTGAGGCCTTCGTCTAG
- a CDS encoding AAA family ATPase produces the protein MRLHRLEIEGFGPFLDRQVVDFDGFADDGIFLIAGRTGAGKSSILDAVCFGLYGGVPRYESGDKRLRSDYCAPEDLSEVVVEFSTTAGRFRVTRSPEYQRPAKRGGGLTKQASAVSLDEWIDDAWIGRAARAVDVGNELDEILQLSKEQFLQVILLAQNRFARFLLADSKERQALLRRLFGTERFDDVQSRFDDRRRATENALAGRLATVTARVEEAERVATSAALWGDRAADEESASPEPGAGTIDARLEALRLALRRAEYQAERRVAEQEDAEKTLAAVDAALVAAREEQKAQQERDRARAALDALDAEEAQIVEARRALARARAAEALRTTITATSRAEEALANAAVAEETARSAWLATAADLAVDAVASGADVSGSVAALEAWAAERTRESGAWARAAEQEAAAPALAAELAAAQTQVVAASERVDVGETERAALPALIAELTAQRDDTRRNADRADEFARAHHAAKAKRDAAVEGDRLRGELDTADRRLSDATTVLAAAQNELAVLRKRRLDGIAGELATALIDGEPCAVCGSTSHPAPASHTDAVSADDVEAAEAVRDAAALAEHEAGELVAAVRTALAAARARAEESSTEAAEAEVAATAAAHAEAVAAADALAALESQLSAANARTAQLDKERTESEAALAAAREALALIQQRSSDVQAAISDARGSFETVAERLASMAAQIAAALALASALAEHARRAAALNEATAEQRSALAASDFDDATAVQQALRSSAEQAALDERITAHSVQRAKERATLLELELRTLPEDAIDLTPAEQSAAEARAAWKAAVDIANRAQSTAERLAGLIESAASEHARSADQQAEYEIIRGLADTIAGRAGNTHKMTLETFVLAAELEEIVHAANRRLSDMSTGRYQLQHSDALAARGAASGLGIVVFDAFTGQTRPAQSLSGGETFLSSLALALGLAEVVTARAGGIQLDTLFIDEGFGSLDADTLDIAMRTLDELRSGGRTVGIISHVESMQEQIPAQLVVEQTENGPSRIRT, from the coding sequence GTGCGCCTCCACCGTCTCGAGATCGAGGGCTTCGGACCGTTCCTCGATCGCCAGGTCGTCGATTTCGATGGCTTCGCAGATGACGGGATCTTTCTGATCGCCGGTCGTACCGGAGCCGGAAAATCGAGCATTCTGGATGCGGTGTGCTTCGGCTTGTACGGCGGAGTGCCACGGTACGAGAGCGGTGACAAGCGGCTTCGCAGCGACTACTGCGCTCCTGAAGATCTCAGCGAGGTCGTCGTCGAGTTCAGCACCACGGCCGGCCGCTTCCGCGTGACCCGTTCGCCGGAGTACCAGCGTCCGGCGAAGCGGGGCGGTGGGCTCACGAAACAGGCCTCTGCGGTCTCACTCGACGAGTGGATCGACGACGCCTGGATCGGCCGCGCGGCGCGTGCGGTCGATGTCGGCAACGAACTCGATGAGATCCTCCAATTGAGTAAAGAGCAGTTCCTGCAGGTGATCCTGCTCGCGCAGAACCGCTTCGCGCGGTTCCTGCTCGCCGACAGCAAGGAACGGCAGGCGCTCCTGCGACGGTTGTTCGGCACCGAGCGATTCGACGATGTGCAGTCACGATTCGACGATCGTCGCCGCGCCACCGAGAACGCGCTCGCGGGTCGTCTCGCGACGGTGACGGCGCGGGTCGAAGAAGCGGAGCGCGTCGCCACGTCGGCGGCGCTGTGGGGTGACCGCGCCGCCGACGAGGAATCCGCATCGCCGGAGCCCGGAGCAGGCACGATCGACGCGCGACTGGAGGCACTGCGTCTGGCCCTCAGACGCGCTGAGTACCAGGCCGAGCGTCGAGTGGCGGAGCAGGAAGACGCCGAGAAGACGCTCGCTGCGGTGGATGCCGCGCTGGTCGCCGCACGCGAAGAGCAGAAGGCCCAGCAGGAGCGCGACCGCGCACGTGCAGCGCTCGACGCTCTTGACGCAGAGGAAGCGCAGATCGTCGAGGCGCGACGCGCACTTGCGCGCGCGCGTGCCGCTGAGGCACTGCGAACCACGATCACCGCCACGTCAAGAGCGGAAGAGGCGCTCGCGAACGCTGCTGTCGCAGAGGAGACGGCACGTTCGGCGTGGCTCGCCACCGCTGCCGACCTTGCTGTTGATGCTGTCGCATCGGGTGCCGACGTGTCAGGGAGCGTCGCCGCGCTGGAGGCGTGGGCTGCCGAGCGCACGCGGGAGAGCGGTGCCTGGGCACGCGCCGCCGAACAGGAGGCCGCGGCTCCGGCCCTGGCCGCCGAACTCGCCGCAGCGCAGACGCAGGTGGTCGCGGCATCCGAGCGCGTAGACGTCGGAGAGACGGAGCGTGCGGCGCTGCCCGCCCTGATCGCCGAACTGACCGCGCAGCGCGATGACACCCGGCGCAACGCTGATCGTGCCGACGAATTCGCGCGTGCGCACCACGCGGCGAAGGCGAAGCGGGATGCCGCGGTCGAGGGCGATCGGCTCCGAGGAGAACTCGACACCGCAGACCGCCGGCTCTCCGATGCCACCACAGTGCTGGCCGCTGCGCAGAACGAGCTCGCCGTGCTGCGCAAGCGGCGTCTCGACGGCATTGCGGGTGAACTCGCGACGGCGCTCATCGACGGCGAACCGTGCGCGGTCTGCGGATCGACGTCGCACCCCGCGCCCGCATCGCACACCGACGCGGTTTCGGCAGACGACGTCGAGGCCGCCGAGGCGGTCAGGGATGCCGCGGCCCTGGCAGAACATGAAGCCGGCGAACTCGTCGCCGCGGTGCGCACCGCGCTCGCCGCAGCGAGAGCCAGGGCGGAGGAGAGCTCGACAGAGGCCGCCGAGGCCGAGGTCGCCGCGACAGCAGCCGCTCACGCCGAAGCTGTCGCGGCCGCCGACGCGCTCGCCGCCCTCGAATCTCAGCTTTCAGCGGCGAACGCGCGCACCGCGCAACTCGACAAGGAGCGCACCGAATCTGAGGCCGCCCTCGCCGCCGCACGCGAAGCGCTCGCACTGATCCAGCAGCGCAGCAGCGACGTCCAGGCGGCTATCTCCGATGCCCGCGGATCATTCGAGACCGTCGCGGAGCGATTGGCTTCCATGGCGGCGCAGATCGCGGCGGCGCTGGCACTCGCGAGTGCGCTCGCTGAGCACGCCCGACGTGCAGCCGCGCTCAACGAAGCGACGGCGGAGCAGCGTTCCGCCCTCGCCGCGTCGGACTTCGACGATGCCACCGCCGTGCAGCAGGCGCTGCGCTCGTCGGCAGAGCAAGCCGCGCTCGACGAACGCATCACGGCGCACTCCGTGCAGCGGGCGAAGGAGCGCGCCACGCTTCTCGAGCTCGAGTTGCGCACGCTTCCCGAAGACGCCATCGACCTGACGCCGGCTGAGCAGTCAGCAGCTGAAGCCCGTGCGGCGTGGAAGGCGGCTGTCGACATCGCGAATCGCGCGCAGAGCACGGCCGAGCGGTTGGCCGGACTCATCGAGTCCGCAGCATCCGAGCATGCGCGCAGCGCCGATCAGCAGGCAGAGTACGAGATCATCCGGGGGCTCGCCGACACGATCGCCGGCCGTGCCGGCAACACCCACAAGATGACTCTCGAGACGTTCGTGCTCGCCGCTGAGCTCGAAGAGATCGTCCACGCCGCGAACCGTCGTCTCAGCGATATGTCAACAGGTCGATACCAGTTGCAGCACTCCGATGCGCTCGCGGCCCGGGGCGCGGCATCCGGTCTCGGCATCGTCGTCTTCGACGCCTTCACCGGCCAGACCAGGCCGGCGCAGTCGCTGTCAGGCGGGGAGACGTTCCTCAGCTCGCTGGCACTCGCACTCGGCCTCGCCGAAGTGGTGACGGCGCGGGCCGGCGGCATCCAACTCGACACCCTCTTCATCGACGAAGGGTTCGGATCGCTCGACGCCGACACCCTCGACATCGCGATGCGCACGCTCGACGAGCTGCGCTCCGGCGGACGAACCGTCGGTATCATCAGCCACGTCGAGTCGATGCAGGAGCAGATCCCGGCGCAGCTCGTGGTCGAGCAGACCGAGAACGGCCCGAGCCGCATCCGCACCTGA
- a CDS encoding aldo/keto reductase produces the protein MTLLGNSDLEVLPLALGGNVFGWTADRDASFEILDAFTAGGGDFIDTADGYSAWVPGNRGGESETIIGEWIASRKPTGLTIATKVSSHPEFKGLSAKNIRAAAEASLKRLGVETIDLYYAHFDDAETPLEETVDAFGQLVTDGLVRHTAVSNYSPDRIRSWISLAQDAGTALPVAVQPHYSLVHRNDVEEGLIPVAEEFGLSLVPYYALASGFLTGKYRSTDASAVVSARAGGAAKYATPHGLAIIDELERIAAVHGASITSVSLAWLRSQPTVAAPIASASRVEQVADLLASATLELSAEDLRALDDVSAWSPANA, from the coding sequence ATGACTCTTCTCGGCAACAGCGATCTCGAGGTGCTCCCCCTCGCTCTCGGCGGCAATGTGTTCGGCTGGACCGCCGACCGCGATGCGTCGTTCGAGATCCTCGATGCGTTCACCGCCGGAGGTGGGGACTTCATCGACACCGCCGACGGATACAGCGCCTGGGTCCCTGGCAACCGCGGTGGCGAGAGCGAGACGATCATCGGCGAGTGGATCGCCTCGCGCAAGCCGACCGGACTCACGATCGCGACGAAGGTCAGCTCCCACCCTGAGTTCAAGGGTCTGTCTGCGAAGAACATCCGCGCGGCGGCAGAGGCATCCCTCAAGCGGCTCGGCGTCGAGACGATCGACCTGTACTACGCGCACTTCGATGACGCGGAGACGCCGCTCGAGGAGACGGTCGACGCGTTCGGGCAGCTGGTCACCGACGGGCTGGTGCGCCACACTGCGGTCTCGAACTACTCCCCTGACAGGATCCGCTCCTGGATCTCACTCGCGCAGGATGCCGGCACGGCCCTCCCGGTGGCCGTGCAGCCGCACTACAGCCTCGTGCATCGCAACGACGTCGAGGAGGGCCTCATCCCCGTCGCTGAGGAGTTCGGGCTGAGCCTCGTGCCGTACTACGCGCTGGCGAGCGGCTTCCTCACCGGGAAGTACCGTTCGACGGATGCCTCCGCAGTGGTATCAGCCAGGGCCGGTGGCGCCGCGAAGTACGCAACACCGCACGGACTCGCGATCATCGATGAGCTGGAGCGAATCGCCGCAGTGCATGGAGCATCGATCACATCGGTGTCGCTTGCCTGGCTGCGCTCGCAGCCGACCGTCGCCGCGCCCATCGCGAGCGCGTCGCGGGTTGAGCAGGTGGCTGATCTGCTCGCCAGCGCGACGTTGGAATTGTCGGCGGAAGATTTGCGTGCGCTCGACGACGTCTCGGCGTGGAGCCCGGCGAACGCCTGA